A stretch of the uncultured Trichococcus sp. genome encodes the following:
- a CDS encoding sodium:calcium antiporter — protein MQLLLEQMNGYVLAAVLVLCIWVLSKATDILVDEAISLSLEWGMSELVIGATIVSLGTSLPELAVSISSSMKGNGILALGNVVGSTFVNTSFILGVGALYGSIPVNRKTAHKHSVLSVLSLLLILSSLPIFHADGQGKIPQWLGLVFLVLTPVYFYWTVREGKLYGDEAIIEEDKEKGMPILIKLTKLLVSAVFVIASASVLVSTVEIGAARIGIPDSVIASTVVAFGTGLPEISTTIVSVKKGYGALAMGNIMGSNLLNTLLVLGVALGFSPGGMVVSPDFYQIHFPALAILLAVLGYFSYNNKRDAISRKEGRILIVFYLVYLIGNYFL, from the coding sequence ATGCAATTGCTGTTGGAGCAAATGAACGGATATGTGCTGGCGGCAGTACTTGTCCTCTGCATTTGGGTGCTGTCCAAGGCGACGGATATTTTGGTCGATGAAGCCATTTCGCTGTCTTTGGAGTGGGGGATGTCAGAACTGGTGATAGGCGCCACGATTGTTTCTTTGGGAACTTCGCTGCCGGAATTGGCGGTATCGATTTCCTCGTCCATGAAGGGCAACGGAATTCTGGCTTTGGGGAATGTCGTTGGATCGACATTCGTGAATACCAGCTTCATTTTGGGGGTCGGCGCACTTTACGGAAGCATACCTGTCAACCGGAAAACTGCTCATAAACACAGTGTTTTGTCGGTGCTTTCGCTCTTGTTGATACTCTCATCGTTGCCGATTTTTCATGCGGATGGACAAGGCAAGATACCGCAGTGGCTAGGTCTTGTCTTCCTAGTGTTGACTCCCGTTTACTTCTATTGGACGGTGAGGGAGGGGAAGCTGTACGGTGATGAGGCTATCATAGAAGAAGACAAGGAAAAAGGCATGCCGATTCTGATCAAATTGACAAAGTTGCTCGTCAGCGCGGTTTTTGTTATTGCGAGTGCTTCTGTACTGGTAAGTACGGTGGAAATCGGTGCTGCCCGAATCGGTATCCCAGATTCGGTCATCGCATCCACGGTCGTAGCCTTCGGGACCGGATTGCCGGAAATAAGCACAACCATCGTTTCCGTGAAAAAAGGCTACGGTGCTCTGGCGATGGGGAATATCATGGGTTCCAACCTACTGAACACTTTGCTCGTTCTTGGCGTGGCATTAGGATTTTCTCCTGGAGGAATGGTCGTCAGTCCGGATTTCTACCAGATCCATTTCCCGGCTTTGGCTATTTTGCTGGCAGTTTTGGGATACTTTTCCTACAACAACAAAAGGGATGCCATCAGCAGAAAAGAAGGGCGGATCTTGATAGTGTTCTATCTCGTGTATCTGATAGGAAACTATTTTCTGTAG
- a CDS encoding NRDE family protein — MCLISLQLGQHATYKLVLVANRDEQYDRPSLPAHFWPEYPDLLAGKDLTARGTWLGITKKGRIAAVTNSYLTTDQESDKKLSRGNLVMDFLTGSMGPNEYLEQVRQQRTDYNGFNLIVGSSDSLHHYNNILDEIRINQAGNHAVSNATLDTPWPKVTRTKAVMAELTGSATLDEEAIFRIMADRTPPPDDQLPDLALPLPILRAVSANFIRTERYGTRSTTLIIIDHSNRVTFVDRSYLPDGTSSDVRFSFQLEQPKHTKSKQ; from the coding sequence ATGTGCCTGATTTCACTGCAACTCGGTCAACACGCAACCTACAAATTGGTGCTCGTGGCCAATCGGGACGAGCAATATGACCGGCCATCCTTGCCTGCGCACTTCTGGCCGGAATATCCCGATTTGTTGGCGGGGAAAGATTTGACCGCTCGCGGCACTTGGCTTGGGATCACCAAAAAAGGCAGGATCGCCGCTGTGACCAACAGCTATCTGACGACCGATCAGGAATCGGACAAAAAACTGTCCCGCGGCAACCTGGTGATGGATTTCTTGACCGGCAGCATGGGTCCCAACGAATATTTGGAGCAAGTCAGGCAGCAGCGGACCGACTACAACGGTTTCAACCTGATTGTCGGCTCGAGCGACAGTCTCCATCATTACAACAACATATTGGACGAAATCCGCATCAATCAAGCAGGCAATCATGCCGTCAGCAATGCCACGCTTGATACGCCGTGGCCGAAAGTAACCCGTACAAAAGCGGTGATGGCCGAACTGACTGGTTCAGCAACGCTGGACGAAGAAGCCATCTTCCGCATCATGGCGGATCGGACACCCCCTCCGGATGACCAACTGCCTGATTTGGCGCTGCCGTTGCCGATTTTGCGTGCCGTCTCCGCCAATTTCATCCGAACGGAACGCTATGGCACCCGCTCCACCACGCTGATCATCATCGACCATTCCAACCGGGTGACTTTTGTGGATAGATCTTACCTGCCGGACGGGACCAGCAGTGATGTCCGCTTCAGCTTTCAATTGGAACAGCCGAAACACACAAAAAGCAAGCAGTGA
- a CDS encoding AI-2E family transporter, giving the protein MQKKESKQTVPEDTRLISFLGGKTILFILSTLILFGALVFTMDTISFIFKPLQVIFSTIVAPVILAIVFYYIFNPMVTFLEGRKLNRGMATALVFVLFILMLVYGIVLLVPVLSDQLANLVNEFPSYIDQMNVYFDRLLANSTFKDYYEQARSWLDGTVGSIPELILEWVSNSSEKIMDIFSTISSVVVVTVTFPVILFFMLKDQGKFKPFVMKNIPPIFREDIEKISSQMSLQVGSYVQGQLLVALSLGALLIVGYLIIGLDYAFILALIATLTAVIPFIGATIGVIPALFVAAFTSPAMLLKMAVVWALAQFIQGNIIEPSIMGRNLKMHPLTIIIVLLIMGNLLGLIGMILGVPLFAMLKILLEHVLEKFKLRYNRYFGDIAGTFELAEAESELINGSTPVKDFATVDVARDVPDNESDKEER; this is encoded by the coding sequence GGCGGCAAGACAATCCTCTTTATCTTGTCCACCCTTATCCTATTCGGCGCACTCGTCTTCACGATGGATACCATTTCTTTCATCTTCAAACCACTGCAGGTCATTTTCTCGACAATCGTTGCCCCTGTGATTTTAGCAATTGTCTTCTATTATATCTTCAACCCGATGGTGACTTTCCTTGAAGGGCGGAAACTCAACCGAGGGATGGCGACAGCGCTCGTCTTTGTCCTCTTCATTTTGATGTTGGTCTATGGGATTGTCCTCTTGGTTCCGGTCTTGTCGGATCAGCTGGCGAATCTTGTCAATGAATTTCCTTCCTATATCGATCAGATGAATGTCTATTTCGACAGGTTGCTAGCAAACAGTACTTTCAAAGACTATTATGAACAAGCGAGAAGTTGGTTGGACGGCACAGTGGGCAGTATTCCTGAACTGATCCTGGAATGGGTCAGCAATTCAAGCGAAAAAATCATGGATATTTTTTCCACCATTTCCAGCGTGGTGGTCGTGACCGTCACTTTCCCGGTCATCCTTTTTTTCATGCTGAAGGATCAAGGGAAGTTCAAACCTTTTGTCATGAAGAACATCCCGCCGATCTTCCGTGAAGATATCGAAAAGATATCCAGTCAAATGTCGCTTCAGGTAGGCTCCTATGTCCAAGGCCAGTTGCTCGTTGCGTTGAGTCTAGGTGCCCTGTTGATTGTCGGTTATTTGATCATCGGCCTGGATTATGCATTCATCCTTGCGTTGATCGCTACCTTGACAGCGGTCATCCCTTTCATCGGTGCCACCATCGGGGTCATCCCGGCTTTGTTCGTCGCGGCCTTCACCTCACCGGCCATGCTCCTGAAGATGGCAGTCGTCTGGGCCTTGGCGCAGTTCATCCAAGGCAACATCATCGAGCCGAGCATCATGGGCCGGAACTTGAAGATGCACCCGTTGACGATCATCATCGTTTTGCTGATTATGGGCAATCTGCTCGGCTTGATCGGGATGATATTGGGTGTGCCCCTGTTCGCAATGCTGAAGATTCTGCTCGAGCATGTCCTTGAGAAATTCAAGTTGCGCTATAATCGGTACTTCGGGGATATAGCCGGTACATTTGAATTGGCCGAGGCTGAGTCTGAGCTGATCAACGGCTCAACGCCTGTCAAAGATTTCGCGACTGTTGATGTGGCCCGGGATGTCCCGGATAACGAAAGCGATAAAGAAGAACGATAA